From Erigeron canadensis isolate Cc75 chromosome 8, C_canadensis_v1, whole genome shotgun sequence, one genomic window encodes:
- the LOC122578885 gene encoding probable transmembrane ascorbate ferrireductase 4 — protein MAANNINDKPTFSLLFLARFSATIVAILVLTWALYFTTSFLPHHTPSQHDLIYSVLHPLLMVIGFILISGEAILVHRWLPGSRKRKKWVHLWLQGLALASGIFGIWTKFQGRDGVVANFYSLHSWMGILCVSLFGAQWLMGFLSFWHRGEVRTTRIQVLPWHVFLGLYTYGLAVVTAETGLLEKLTFLQTKGIVMKRCNESLIVNGLGLGLAMLCGLVMLTAVSPKQYQSIPTTKVVYSDSKCLTS, from the exons ATGGCTGCTAACAACATTAATGATAAGCCCACTTTCTCTCTACTCTTTCTTGCAAGATTTTCAGCTACTATTGTAGCCATTCTTGTTCTCACATGGGCTCTCTACTTCACCACTAGCTTCCTTCCTCATCACACTCCCTCTCAACATGACCTCATTTATTCT GTGTTGCATCCTTTGTTGATGGTGATTGGTTTCATTCTCATAAGTGGAGAAG CAATATTGGTGCATAGATGGTTGCCTGGTTcaagaaaaaggaagaaatgGGTGCATTTGTGGCTACAAGGTTTGGCATTGGCAAGTGGAATATTTGGGATTTGGACAAAGTTTCAAGGGAGAGATGGTGTTGTGGCTAATTTCTATAGCTTGCATTCTTGGATGGGTATCCTATGTGTTTCTTTGTTTGGAGCTCAG TGGTTGATGGGTTTCCTAAGCTTTTGGCATAGAGGCGAAGTACGAACGACTAGAATACAGGTTTTACCTTGGCATGTTTTTCTTGGTCTTTATACATATGGATTAGCGGTAGTAACAGCAGAAACCGGGCTTCTGGAGAAGTTAACCTTTTTACAGACAAAGGGAATTGTTATGAAGCGTTGCAATGAGTCGCTGATTGTTAATGGTTTAGGTCTTGGGTTGGCCATGCTTTGTGGTTTAGTGATGCTGACTGCGGTCTCACCTAAGCAGTACCAAAGTATTCCCACAACTAAGGTTGTATACTCGGATAGCAAGTGTTTAACTTCTTAG
- the LOC122579511 gene encoding uncharacterized protein At1g26090, chloroplastic yields the protein MAICNSPTFLPSSIPLQFHSHLNLQFHSNPNHILIQRTPPRFQIISMSKNATTNYENDGTPKPTKFVTFLGKGGSGKTFSAVFAAQHYAMAGLKTVLVIHSQDPTADYILNCKIGTTLVTCNDNLSAVRLETTKMILEPLSRLKQADARLNLTQGVLEGVVGEELGVLPGMDSIFSALELEKLVGFLQNKTQKNNPKYNFDIIVYDGLSTEETLRMIGATGKSRLYLKYMRMLAEKTDLGRLAGPSLLRLVDESLNAGTISSGFNGQLSGEVWDKLEHMLEKGSSFITKPELFGCYLVMDLNDPMSLNSALRYWGCAIQAGAFVSGAFGVTHSGCDQEHLEIAETTFSPLPFASYPSISFSNPLNWDNIMQNGHSSNARDLLSALRSGSSGHMQSVTFDPANKSVTLLMPGFDKSEIKLYQYRGGSELLIEAGDQRRVIYLPSQIQGKVGGAKFIDRKLIITMR from the exons ATGGCTATCTGTAATTCCCCAACCTTTTTACCTTCATCTATTCCTCTACAATTCCATTCCCACCTCAATCTGCAATTCCATTCCAACCCAAATCATATCCTAATCCAAAGAACACCACCAAGATTTCAGATCATATCAATGTCCAAAAATGCAACAACTAATTATGAAAATGATGGTACCCCAAAACCCACAAAATTTGTCACTTTTTTGGGCAAAGGTGGTTCTGGCAAAACATTTTCTGCTGTTTTTGCTGCTCag CATTATGCGATGGCCGGGCTCAAAACAGTTTTGGTGATACATTCACAAGATCCCACTGCAGATTATATACTTAACTGTAAGATTGGAACAACTCTTGTAACTTGCAACGACAATCTTTCTGCTGTTAGATTAGAAACTACAAAA ATGATTCTTGAGCCTCTTAGTAGATTAAAGCAAGCTGATGCCCGTCTTAATTTGACTCAAGGAGTCCTTGAAGGG GTGGTGGGAGAAGAGCTCGGTGTGCTTCCTGGAATGGATTCaatattttcagctttggaACTTGAAAAGCTTGTAGGATTCTTacagaacaaaacacaaaaGAATAACCCAAAGTATAATTTTGACATTATTGTTTATGATGGTTTAAGCACCGAAGAAACACTAAGGATGATAGGTGCAACTGGTAAATCAAG ATTGTATTTGAAATACATGCGGATGCTGGCTGAAAAGACTGATTTGGGACGGTTGGCTGGCCCGTCACTGTTGAGACTTGTAGACGAGTCATTAAATGCAGGAACTATTAGTTCTGGTTTTAACGGGCAACTTAGTGGAGAAGTATGGGACAAATTAGAGCACATGTTAGAG AAAGGGTCATCTTTTATTACAAAACCAGAGCTGTTTGGGTGCTATCTTGTGATGGATTTGAATGATCCAATGTCTTTAAACTCTGCGTTACGCTACTGGGGTTGTGCCATACAAGCTGGTGCATTCGTTTCTGGTGCGTTTGGTGTAACACACTCAGGTTGTGATCAAGAACACCTAGAAATTGCTGAAACGACCTTTTCACCCTTGCCTTTTGCATCATATccttctatttcatttagtaaTCCCTTGAACTGGGATAATATTATGCAAAATGGTCACAGTAGCAATGCACGAGATCTTCTCAGTGCATTGAGAAGTGGTTCAAGTGGACATATGCAGTCTGTAACGTTCGATCCAGCCAACAAATCTGTTACCCTTCTCATGCCTGGTTTTGACAAGTCTGAAATCAAACTATATCAA TATAGAGGAGGATCAGAGTTATTGATTGAAGCCGGGGATCAAAGGCGGGTTATTTATTTACCATCTCAGATTCAAGGGAAAGTCGGGGGAGCCAAATTTATAGACAGAAAGCTCATAATCACTATGCGGTAG